The Allochromatium tepidum genome has a window encoding:
- a CDS encoding type II toxin-antitoxin system VapC family toxin, with protein sequence MIVVDTSALMSILLNEPEAEACMTALETEDELLICAGTVAEALIVAGRRHVGRAMAELIDGLGFEVVPVTANAARRVALAYECWGKGNHPASLNYGDCFAYAVAKQYECRLLFVGRDFSRTDIEGVI encoded by the coding sequence ATGATCGTTGTCGATACCTCGGCCCTGATGTCGATTCTGCTCAATGAGCCGGAAGCGGAAGCCTGTATGACGGCGCTCGAAACCGAGGATGAATTGCTGATTTGCGCCGGTACTGTTGCCGAGGCATTGATTGTGGCGGGACGTCGTCATGTCGGCAGGGCCATGGCTGAACTGATCGATGGGCTGGGTTTCGAAGTCGTCCCGGTCACGGCAAACGCTGCTCGGCGCGTCGCGCTTGCGTATGAGTGCTGGGGCAAGGGAAATCATCCTGCGTCTTTGAATTACGGCGACTGCTTTGCTTACGCGGTCGCCAAGCAGTATGAATGCCGCTTGCTGTTTGTTGGGCGAGATTTTTCTAGAACCGACATTGAAGGCGTTATTTGA
- a CDS encoding type II toxin-antitoxin system Phd/YefM family antitoxin, with protein sequence MQISVTEAKGQLTELVRRAEAGDDVILTRYGQATVRLVPIKSTPDAGSRRALMERLRASAAPTEGPSAAHSQDFLYGEDGLPE encoded by the coding sequence ATGCAGATTTCAGTGACCGAAGCCAAGGGACAACTGACAGAGCTGGTGCGTCGCGCCGAGGCTGGAGACGATGTGATCCTGACCCGCTACGGTCAGGCCACAGTGCGCCTGGTTCCGATCAAATCCACACCGGATGCCGGGAGCCGAAGAGCACTGATGGAGCGTCTGCGTGCGTCTGCGGCCCCGACAGAAGGGCCGAGCGCCGCGCATAGTCAGGACTTCCTCTACGGTGAGGATGGTTTGCCCGAATGA